From Fusarium oxysporum f. sp. lycopersici 4287 chromosome 13, whole genome shotgun sequence, one genomic window encodes:
- a CDS encoding catalase-peroxidase — translation MPRFLFPSSRILSLSVARRTLNLNLNQQTTRLSLHTSAPKMADERKCPVAHKVPNVAGHGVTHQKWWPEALKTNILRQHSAVTNPYGENFNYAEAFNSIDYNELKEDLRKVCRDSQDWWPADFGHYGGLFVRMSWHAVGTYRVFDGRGGGRQGQQRFAPLNSWPDNVSLDKARRLLWPVKQKYGNKVSWADLIVMAGNVALEDMGFKTIGFAAGRPDTWEADEATYYGGEDTWLGNDVRYSDGHPGTTKPGATDSDQPPHKNIHTRELEKPLAAAHHGLIYVNPEGPDGNPDPVAAARDIRETFGRMAMNDEETVALIAGGHTVGKTHGAGSTDHVGPEPEAADLAQQGLGWSNSYKTGKGPHTTTSGLEVTWTSTPVKWSHDYLKYLFQFEWELTKSPAGAHQWVAKDANATVPDAFDPNKKQKPTMLTTDLSLRFDPEYEKISRRFLENPDQFNEAFAKAWFKLTHRDMGPRDRYLGPEVPKEVFLWQDPVPERDYKLADDGDISAIKNEILKSGIDVSKLVSTAWASASTFRGSDLRGGANGARIRLQPQKDWEVNNPAQLSKVLSTLEGIQKKFNDSQSSGKAISLADVIVLAGSAAVEKAAKDAGVNITVPFAPGRTDATQEQTDVKSVNHLQPFADGFRNYGSSTDRVKLEHQLIDRAQLLTLSVPELTALIGGLRALNTNYDGSSHGIFTNRPGVLTNDFFVNLLDMSTEWKAVGNSDIFEGTDRKTGAKKWTGTRVDLVFGSHAELRATAETYAEAGGQEKLVKDFVAAWTKVMNLDRFDLANGSSPKASPRL, via the exons ATGCCTCGGTTtctcttcccttcctctCGTATTCTGTCCTTGTCTGTTGCGAGGAGGACTCtgaatctgaatctgaaCCAACAAACCACCAGATTATCGCTTCACACCTCAGCTCCAAAAATGGCCGACGAGAGAAAGTGTCCCGTGGCCCACAAGGTCCCCAACGTCGCTGGTCACGGCGTTACCCATCAGAAGTGGTGGCCCGAGGCTCTCAAGACCAACATTCTTCGTCAGCATAGCGCCGTCACCAACCCCTACGGCGAGAACTTCAACTACGCCGAGGCTTTCAACTCTATTGACTACAACGAGCTTAAGGAGGATCTGCGAAAGGTCTGCCGCGATTCGCAGGACTGGTGGCCTGCTGATTTCGGCCACTATGGTGGTCTCTTTGTCCGTATGTCGTGGCACGCCGTTGGAACATACCGTGTCTTCGATGGCCGAGGTGGCGGCCGACAG GGTCAGCAAAGATTCGCCCCCCTCAACTCTTGGCCCGATAACGTTTCCCTCGACAAGGCCCGCCGTCTTCTGTGGCCCGTCAAGCAAAAGTACGGCAACAAGGTCTCATGGGCCGACCTGATCGTCATGGCTGGCAACGTCGCCCTCGAGGATATGGGCTTCAAGACCATTGGTTTCGCCGCTGGTCGTCCGGATACTTGGGAGGCTGACGAGGCTACCTACTACGGTGGCGAGGATACTTGGCTCGGAAACGACGTCCGTTACTCTGATGGCCACCCCGGAACCACCAAGCCTGGCGCTACCGATTCCGATCAGCCTCCCCACAAGAACATTCACACCcgcgagcttgagaagcctCTGGCTGCTGCTCACCACGGTCTTATTTATGTTAACCCTG AGGGTCCTGATGGCAACCCCGACCCCGTCGCCGCTGCCCGTGACATCCGCGAGACCTTCGGTCGCATGGCCATGAACGACGAGGAGACCGTCGCCCTCATCGCCGGTGGTCATACCGTCGGAAAGACTCACGGCGCTGGCTCAACCGACCACGTCGGCCCCGAGCCCGAGGCCGCTGATCTCGCCCAGCAGGGTCTCGGCTGGTCCAACAGCTACAAGACCGGCAAGGGTCCTCACACAACCACCTCCGGCCTCGAGGTTACCTGGACCAGCACTCCCGTCAAGTGGAGCCACGACTACCTCAAGTACCTCTTCCAGTTCGAATGGGAGCTCACAAAGAGCCCTGCTGGCGCTCACCAGTGGGTTGCCAAGGATGCCAACGCCACTGTTCCTGATGCCTTCGACCCCAACAAGAAACAGAAGCCTACCATGTTGACCACCGATTTGTCTCTGCGATTCGACCCTGAGTACGAGAAGATCTCCCGTCGCTTCCTCGAGAACCCAGATCAGTTCAACGAGGCTTTCGCCAAGGCCTGGTTCAAGCTTACCCACCGTGACATGGGTCCCCGCGACCGATACCTCGGCCCTGAGGTCCCCAAGGAGGTCTTCCTCTGGCAAGACCCCGTTCCCGAGCGTGACTACAAGCTCGCCGACGATGGCGATATTTCCGCCATCAAGAACGAGATCCTCAAGTCTGGTATTGACGTCTCCAAGCTCGTCTCTACCGCTTGGGCCTCCGCCTCCACCTTCCGAGGCAGTGATCTCCGCGGTGGTGCCAATGGCGCCCGTATCCGCCTTCAGCCGCAGAAGGACTGGGAGGTCAACAACCCCGCTCAATTGAGCAAGGTCCTCAGCACTCTTGAGGGCATCCAGAAGAAGTTCAACGACTCTCAGTCCAGCGGCAAGGCCATCTCCCTTGCTGATGTTATTGTTCTTGCTGGTTCCGCCGCCGTGGAGAAGGCTGCTAAGGATGCCGGTGTTAACATCACCGTGCCCTTCGCGCCCGGCCGCACCGACGCTACACAGGAGCAGACCGACGTCAAGTCCGTCAACCACCTTCAGCCTTTCGCCGATGGCTTCCGTAACTACGGCTCTTCTACAGACCGCGTCAAGCTTGAGCACCAGCTCATTGACCGCGCTCAACTCCTCACCCTCAGCGTCCCTGAGCTCACCGCTCTCATCGGTGGTCTCCGTgccctcaacaccaactaTGACGGCTCATCGCATGGTATCTTCACTAACCGTCCTGGTGTTCTGACCAACGACTTCTTCGTCAACCTGCTCGACATGAGCACTGAGTGGAAGGCCGTTGGAAACAGTGATATCTTCGAGGGTACTGATCGCAAGACTGGTGCCAAGAAGTGGACCGGTACTCGTGTCGATCTTGTCTTTGGTTCACATGCTGAGCTCCGCGCTACAGCTGAGACATATGCTGAGGCTGGTGGACAGGAGAAGCTTGTCAAGGACTTTGTTGCTGCTTGGACCAAGGTGATGAACCTGGACCGATTTGATCTTGCGAACGGTTCTTCACCCAAGGCCTCTCCTCGACTGTAA